The Paenibacillus yonginensis genome segment TGCTTGGGGCCGTTCCAGCCAATCTGGGTGCCGAGCAAGTCGCTCATGGCATTTCGTGTAAAATACAAATCGTCATTTCTGGCCTCAGGAGCATGGCTTAGAATCACGGGATGATTCATCGACATAGCCTCGGCCTGTCCGGCTTTGGCCCGGTAGAGGACGTCGGTAAAGCCGACCAGAAATTCATCGCCACGCCGGATGACATTTAATCCAAGCTGCTTGGCCGCAAGGGAAAGCGGAATTTGCTTCAATGTTGTAGAGCTGTCGTGGTACCCCTGCTTATTGTCAAAAGAGAGGGTTCTAGGACTGCTGCCTTTATCGGAGGCCGTTTTGTTGCCGGGATTGGAATGGCTGCAGGAGGTGGTCGAAAGGGCGATCAGCGCAGCCAGAGCTGCGGCGGATATTTTTTTTAGGGAAAAGGGTAATGTCATAAAGGTGCACTCCATTTCTAGAGAATAAGCTACTCCAGAAGTTTGTGATAATTAACCCGGAATTATGTAAGCAATGGACAAACGACTTGACTTGGAAGGAGCCAATTGAAATGAACCAATACCAGGCATATGAAGGAACCTATCAGGGGGAGAAAGCAGTTTGGCTGAAGGCGGGGCGTTATGAAGCGGTGCTGCTGCCCGAGACCGGCGGCAATCTGATTGCTTTCAAGGATGTCGAGAAGGGGTACAGCTTTCTGAGAGAACCCGAGGTAGGGAAGATCGAGGAATTTAAAACGTCTCCAGGCGTTTATGGCATTCCCGTATTATTCCCGCCAAACCGCTATGAAGACGGCAAGTTCCCTTGGAACGGGCAGACCCTTCAATTTCCGGTGAATGAAGAAGCTACAGGCAATCATTTGCATGGATTTCTACATACGGTTCCGTGGGAAGTAGAAGAGTTAGGGACAACCGAACAGGAAAGCTTCGTTACGGCTAAAATTCAGGTGGACGAGAACAGCAGGGTGTACGGCCATTTTCCGTTTGTATTTACGATGAAGCTGCGTTATTCGCTCAGCCAAGATGGCTTAAGCCAACATGTATTCATCAAAAACGACGGACAGCAGACCATGCCTCGTCTTCTCGCCTTCCACACGGCCATTAACGCTCCTTTCGCGAAAGAAAGCGATAGCAGCGACTATAAGGTGAAGCTGACCCTCGGAGATCGCTGGGAGCTGTCAGAACGGATGCTGCCGACAGGGCGTTATCAGAACTTGTCTGCTTTTGACCAGGGGCTCAAAGGAGAGGGCGTCTATCCGTTTGCAGAATCCATGGATAACCATTATACTGCCGTGCCGCAGCAGGGCCGCAACCGGATGGAGCTGACGGACAGCAGACTGAAGCTGACGCTCGTATATGATGTCGGTACTTCTTATAAACAGTGGATGATCTGGAATAACGGCGGGACACCGGGTTTCTTCTGTCCGGAACCGCAGATGAATCTGGTGAATGCACCCAATGTGGATCTTCCGGCTGAGGAGATTGGATTGTTTGGTCTTGAACCCGGGGAAATTTGGGAAGAAACGAGCCGTTTGTACGTGAAGGAAGCCAGATAACCAAAGCCTAATAATCAAAGACAAACAAGGCAAACAAAAAGACGTTCTCTACGCGGAGGACGTCTTTTGTGCGTATATGGGGATGGTCAACTAAAAGTGACGGGACGGACAACACAACTAGTAACGTTGACCTGCCGGGGAGGCTGCTCGAGTAAGCGGATTCTCCGTGGTGAGTAGATTCGAGCAAATAAAATCAGTGCGACAGCTGTTTCTTCACGTAACGCTGCAGCCAGGGAGCGACATTTAAAGTCTTCGGATAAGATTCCTTATCCTCAAAGCGCAGCATTTGATTCTCAATAGCGGACACTTTCTCTTTGTTCGCATAACATTGGTGAGCAACGCGGACAAAACAAGGATGGGTCAGCAGGCTGTTCTGTTCTTCGGCGGACAACTTCTTCTTTATGGTATAGTTTCGTCCGTAAAAGCTGACAAGTCCTTTGCTGCCCACCTTAAAGAAATAAGCATCTTCAACCGGTTCGAAATTTTCGTAAACATCCCTTTCCGGATAGGCTACATTCATCTTAAGAAAACCCCCTTCACAAGATGTGCTGTTAGCGCTTACAATTATAACATATTCGGTAGGCGGAAATAAGGTGTTTACAAATTTTTTTTGTGAAAAATGCTAAAAAATTTTATAAAGAAATCTGGGTTTTGGCGAAAAAGGCCTGCAGCGCAAACGAAGCTGCTCCCAGCACGCCGGAATCCAGCTTAAGGCGGGAGATTTCCAGGCTTACTCTCGCGTAATGAAAAGATAAAGATCTCTCTTTAACCGTGTCATACAGCGGTTTGGCAATCCAAGGTTCGATTAAAGCGATCCGGTTGCCGATAATGACGCGCTGAGGATTAAACAGATTGATTAAATTGGAGATGCCGATGCCCAGATGGCGGCCGACATGCTCCATAACGGCAATCACCTGAGGATCGCCGTCTTCGGCAAGCCGGATCAGATCCTCTAGGGCAGGCGGGTTGCCCCCCGTGTGCTTGCGCACGCTGTCAAGCTTGGCTGCTTCAAGCAGCAGCGCATTCTCTGAGGCATAAAGCTCCCAGCAGCCCTTGTTGCCGCAAGAGCAGGGTTCGCCGTCCAGCTTGATGGAGAAATGGCCGGCTTCTCCGGCAAATCCGGACGAACCCCGGTACAGGTGTCCTCCTAATAAGATGCCGGTTCCGATCCCGTGGCTGACACTGACGTATAAAAGATTGTCGGTATCCTGGGCCGCCCCGTATTTGTGTTCACCGACAGCGCCGGCATTGGCCTCATTGTCAATGACTACAGAAAGCTGCAGCTCCTCGGTCAGCATTTGCTGGAGGGGAACGCCCGACCAATGCAGGTTGGGGGCGAACAGGACGGAGCCCTGCTCATCCACGATGCCGGGCACACCAACGCCTACACCGATAATCCCGTAAGGGCTTTCCGGCGCACGTGCAGACAGCTCCCTGACGGCCCGAACAACAACCCCGCAAATATGTTCAGCCGAATTGGATTCCAGCTGAAACCAGCAGTGGTCCTTGATCGCTCCGCCGAGGTCGGTCAAAACGGCTGTCACCGAGTCGATCCGCACGTCTACGCCGATGGCATAACCGGCCTGCTCGTTAAACAGCAGCATAAGCGGCTTGCGTCCGCCGCTGGATTTGCCGGGTCCCATTTCGTGAACCAGATGTTCATCGATCAGTTCGTTGACGAGGCTGGAGACCGTTGTTTTATTAAGGCCGGTCAATTCTGAAACCTTGGCTCTGGAAATGGGGGAACGGCTGCGTATCATATCCAGCACAATTGACTTATTAATTTTCTTAACTAGGAACAAATCTCCGGTTTGCTTCATAAAATCCCCCTGAAGAGCATAAATAGTATAGGTTTGCAGCCGGTTACCCCCAGCGGGGGCGCCATGCAGGCAGCTATCCGATTATCGTTGTATAGTAAGTGTAAGGCTGCTGACGTTTTTTTTCAAATACTTTGTTTATCCAATAGACAAACTAACGATCCTGTATTATGATAATAAACGAAATCAGTTCAACATTTAATCTGGGAGGTTTTGAAATGAGTCATTTTTCTGATATTAATGTAATCGCTTACGAAGGTCCGTCCTCCAAAAACCCGCTTGCATTCAAACATTATAATCCTAAAGAAGTAGTAGCCGGCAAAACGATGGAAGAGCATCTGCGTTTCGCAACCGCTTACTGGCATACTTTTGTAGCTGACGGTACGGATATGTTCGGCCGCGGTACAGCGCTTCGTCCATGGGACAGCTACAGTGGCCTGGATCAAGCAAAATTCCGTGTGGAAGCTTCTTTTGAATTCTATGAGAAATTAGGCGTTCCATACTTCTGCTTCCACGATGTCGATATCGCACCGGAAGGCGATACCCTTCAGGAAACGAACAAAAACCTGGATGTTATCGTTGCGATGATGAAGGATTACATGAAGACCAGCAAAGCCAAACTGCTGTGGAATACGGCTAACATGTTCACCAATCCGCGTTACACGCATGGCGCCGGTACGTCCAGCAATGCTGTCGTTTATGCCCGTGCTGCTGCTCAAGTGAAAAAAGGCCTGGAAGTCGGCAAAGAGCTTGGCGCACAAAACTATGTATTCTGGGGCGGCCGCGAAGGTTATGAAACCCTGCTGAACACCGACATGGCGTTTGAGCTTGACAACCTGGCGCGCCTCTACCGCATGGCGATTGACTATGCGAAAGAAATCGGCTTTGATGCTCAATTCCTGATCGAACCAAAACCAAAAGAGCCAACCAAGCACCAATATGATTTCGATGCGGCCACAACGATTGCTTTCTTGTATCGCTACGATCTGAAAGATCATTTCAAACTGAACCTGGAAGCCAACCATGCTACGCTTGCCGGACATACGTTTGAGCATGAGCTGCGTGTTGCCCGCGACAACGGCGTGCTCGGTTCCCTTGACGCCAACCAAGGCGATGTGCTGCTCGGCTGGGATACGGACGAATTCCCGTACGATCTGTACACCACCACTTTGACTATGCATGAAGTGCTGAAGAACGGCGGCTTGGGTAAAGGCGGCGTAAACTTCGACGCTAAAGTGCGCCGCGGTTCCTTCGAGCCGGTTGACCTGTTCTATGCTCATATTGCGGGAATGGACGCTTATGCGAAAGGATTAAAAGTGGCTGCCAAAATGATCGAAGACAACTACTTCGAGAACATTGTTGCTGACCGCTACTCCAGCTTCAAGAGCGAAGTGGGCGAGTCCATCGTTTCCGGTAAAGCAACGTTGAAATCCTTGGAAGAATTTGCGCTGCAAAATAACCCTGTCAACAACAAATCCGGCCGTCTTGAGCTGATCCGCGCTACGCTGAACCAATACATCCTTGGAGATCTGTAAGCCGACAAGAGGCCGCTCTAAGGCTTGCAAAGGAGAAGGACTATGGAGTATGTAATAGGCATCGATTTGGGAACCAGCTCGGTCAAAGCCCTGCTGGTGAACCGCGAAGGCAAGGTTTGCGGCGAAGCATCGGAATCCTACCCGCTCATTACGCCTAAATCAGGCTATAGCGAGCAGGAGCCGGAGCAGTGGGTGGAGAAAAGCCTCTCCGCCCTCCGCAAGCTTGTCACGGACAGCGGAATTGAAGCAGGAGCCGTCAAGGGCATCAGCTTCTCGGGCCAGATGCACGGCCTTGTGCTGCTGGATGAGCAGCACAAGGTGCTGCGCAATGCCATTCTCTGGAATGATACCCGCACAACCAAGCAGTGCCGCCAGATTGAAGAGAAGCTTGGGGAGCAGCTGTTATCCGTCACCCGGAATCCGGCGCTTGAAGGCTTTACGCTGCCCAAAATCCTCTGGGTGCAGCAGCATGAACCGGAGCTGTTTGCGAAAGCTTCTGTGTTCCTGCTGCCGAAAGATTATTTGCGCTACCGCCTGACGGGCGAGCTGGGCATGGATTATTCGGATGCAGCGGGCACCTTGCTGCTGGACGTGGCCGGACGACGCTGGAGTCCGGAAGTGCTTGAGGCTTTTGGTTTGGACGAAAGCTTCTGTCCAAAGCTGGTTGCTTCGACGGAATGTGTAGGCACGCTGCTGCCTGAGATGGCGGAGCAAAGCGGGCTGACCACAGACGTCAAGGTGTTCGGCGGCGGGGCCGACAATGCCTGCGGCGCCACTGGCGCGGGTATTCTGGGGCCGGGCGAAACGCTGTGCAGCATCGGCACCTCCGGCGTGATCCTCTCCTACGAGGAGAATGCGTCGGCTGACTATGCAGGCAAGGTCCATTTCTTTAACCATGCGGAGCCGGATGCTTTTTACGCCATGGGAGTAACCCTGGCGGCCGGAAGCAGCCTTAGCTGGTTCCGGGATACATTTGCGTCGGGCATCTCGTTCGATGAGCTGCTGGCGGGTGCGGCCACGGTTCCGGCCGGAGCGGACGGTCTGC includes the following:
- a CDS encoding aldose 1-epimerase, yielding MNQYQAYEGTYQGEKAVWLKAGRYEAVLLPETGGNLIAFKDVEKGYSFLREPEVGKIEEFKTSPGVYGIPVLFPPNRYEDGKFPWNGQTLQFPVNEEATGNHLHGFLHTVPWEVEELGTTEQESFVTAKIQVDENSRVYGHFPFVFTMKLRYSLSQDGLSQHVFIKNDGQQTMPRLLAFHTAINAPFAKESDSSDYKVKLTLGDRWELSERMLPTGRYQNLSAFDQGLKGEGVYPFAESMDNHYTAVPQQGRNRMELTDSRLKLTLVYDVGTSYKQWMIWNNGGTPGFFCPEPQMNLVNAPNVDLPAEEIGLFGLEPGEIWEETSRLYVKEAR
- a CDS encoding ROK family protein, producing MKQTGDLFLVKKINKSIVLDMIRSRSPISRAKVSELTGLNKTTVSSLVNELIDEHLVHEMGPGKSSGGRKPLMLLFNEQAGYAIGVDVRIDSVTAVLTDLGGAIKDHCWFQLESNSAEHICGVVVRAVRELSARAPESPYGIIGVGVGVPGIVDEQGSVLFAPNLHWSGVPLQQMLTEELQLSVVIDNEANAGAVGEHKYGAAQDTDNLLYVSVSHGIGTGILLGGHLYRGSSGFAGEAGHFSIKLDGEPCSCGNKGCWELYASENALLLEAAKLDSVRKHTGGNPPALEDLIRLAEDGDPQVIAVMEHVGRHLGIGISNLINLFNPQRVIIGNRIALIEPWIAKPLYDTVKERSLSFHYARVSLEISRLKLDSGVLGAASFALQAFFAKTQISL
- the xylA gene encoding xylose isomerase, which encodes MSHFSDINVIAYEGPSSKNPLAFKHYNPKEVVAGKTMEEHLRFATAYWHTFVADGTDMFGRGTALRPWDSYSGLDQAKFRVEASFEFYEKLGVPYFCFHDVDIAPEGDTLQETNKNLDVIVAMMKDYMKTSKAKLLWNTANMFTNPRYTHGAGTSSNAVVYARAAAQVKKGLEVGKELGAQNYVFWGGREGYETLLNTDMAFELDNLARLYRMAIDYAKEIGFDAQFLIEPKPKEPTKHQYDFDAATTIAFLYRYDLKDHFKLNLEANHATLAGHTFEHELRVARDNGVLGSLDANQGDVLLGWDTDEFPYDLYTTTLTMHEVLKNGGLGKGGVNFDAKVRRGSFEPVDLFYAHIAGMDAYAKGLKVAAKMIEDNYFENIVADRYSSFKSEVGESIVSGKATLKSLEEFALQNNPVNNKSGRLELIRATLNQYILGDL
- the xylB gene encoding xylulokinase, which encodes MEYVIGIDLGTSSVKALLVNREGKVCGEASESYPLITPKSGYSEQEPEQWVEKSLSALRKLVTDSGIEAGAVKGISFSGQMHGLVLLDEQHKVLRNAILWNDTRTTKQCRQIEEKLGEQLLSVTRNPALEGFTLPKILWVQQHEPELFAKASVFLLPKDYLRYRLTGELGMDYSDAAGTLLLDVAGRRWSPEVLEAFGLDESFCPKLVASTECVGTLLPEMAEQSGLTTDVKVFGGGADNACGATGAGILGPGETLCSIGTSGVILSYEENASADYAGKVHFFNHAEPDAFYAMGVTLAAGSSLSWFRDTFASGISFDELLAGAATVPAGADGLLFTPYLSGERTPHADSAIRGSFIGMDLRHKKEHFTRAVIEGITFSLRESIEILRSAGKQIDTIVSIGGGARSELWLQMQADIFNAEVVRLESEQGPAMGAAMLAAAGLNWFSSLKECAGQFIGKAASYQPSGEQVKLYNDLYPLYKDVYTSTQSLNRKLGPFRS